The Corvus moneduloides isolate bCorMon1 chromosome 1, bCorMon1.pri, whole genome shotgun sequence nucleotide sequence CTCTGCCCATTGAGACAGGACCTTGATCCTTACAAGGCTGAATCGGGACACTGTGAGGAACAAGGAGCTCCCACAGATTGCTGCCAGGGCTTATGGGGAAGcaaaacaagagaagaaagcagaaactgGCTATGCTGGTGTCCCAAGAAAGCTCAGCAAAATGGGAAAGGACACTGCAGAGTGACAGACCTGGGCCACCGAGGCAGCTGGATGCCAGGCTGGACTGCTGCACTGTGCCAAAACAACTGAGCTGTCCTAATAAATTCCTgtgtaaaaaaatatatctataaaTCGTGCCTTAGGAAGAGCAGTGCAGCTGCGCACAGGGCTGGGTGTGGCCGAAGGAAATGCTCTAGCACTCTATAACCCGACAGCGAGCCGCGGCAACTCTCTTTGCAAAGGGTGACTACTGGAACACGTGCATGTGGGTGTGCGATGTGCATGGACGTGTACACACAGCTACAGCTTCATAATCCTGCTGCTCAGCGGGTACATCCAGGCTGCGGCAGGCAGGGGGACGCCCCGCCGCTACACGATCATGAACTGGCAGATGTAGGGCAGCTGCTCTCGGCACTTCTTGTCGAACCACTTGCCGATGGCGGTCCCCGACAGAGCTGCACAGTTTTCCAGCTTGCCACCGTCGGGCTGGGTGGTGATTTCAGTCTCCCAGTTCTTGTAGCGGATGGGGCTGCCCGTCATGTCGACCCACTTGCCCTCCGTGGCCATGTCGTTGAGGCCCAGCCAGATCTCGGCCTCCGAGCCGATGCTCTTGCGCATGTAGTCGTAGAGGGCATCGTTCTCCTCCCCGTTCTGGGGCGTGCTGAGTGTGCCGCCCTGAGAGATGCAGTTTTCACTGGCCTCGTGGTATGTCTTGGTCTCCAAAAATGCCAGGAAGCATTTTAGGTGAATTTTGGTGCCTTTCAGGCAAACTGAGAGGTTACCACatgaacagaataaaaagacagaaagagaatttggtttaaaaatgaTGCccaggaagaagcagcagcagcaaacccagtAGCCAGGCTGCAAACTTAATTTTTTAGGCTGCACAGTGACCCTTGGCAGCATGGGATTCCAAGGGCCCTTTTCCCTCCCATGCAGGGCAGTTCACAGTCATGGGGACATGCCCTCCCCCTCTACAAACCATTGGGTAAAATGGATTTTCAGGGTGCCCCTGCCACCCTTCTGGGCTCTGCtgttgctggagcagaggcacagcatggtcctcctgctccttgccctgGCCTTGTTCTTTCCCACTCAATGCTACTCTTTCTCTGATGAATTTGTTGGAAATAAGGTTTGTCATGGCCACCGCCGAGTGTTGGAGTGTTTTGGGAAAAGGCCTGCATGCCAATTAAATCATCTTAATTatgcaagatgaaaaaaaagtcttttttaatAAGCTTTGATCAGAAGCGTTGTGCTTGCATAGCTTGAGGTCTTCAGAGGAAATTACTACTTGCCTCTGATTTTAGTGTTAAGGAtatcaatttattttgtttttctttaagctCTAAACCTTGAGAGTATTGGGTACTGTAGCCAAACAATACCTAATCAGAGCCACACATTAATATCCAGACC carries:
- the CLEC3B gene encoding tetranectin, whose product is MALRGACLLLCLLSLSQVSGQQNGKVRQKPAAAKKDGVSLKMIEDLKAMIDNISQEVALLKEKQALQTVCLKGTKIHLKCFLAFLETKTYHEASENCISQGGTLSTPQNGEENDALYDYMRKSIGSEAEIWLGLNDMATEGKWVDMTGSPIRYKNWETEITTQPDGGKLENCAALSGTAIGKWFDKKCREQLPYICQFMIV